In the Sarcophilus harrisii chromosome 1, mSarHar1.11, whole genome shotgun sequence genome, one interval contains:
- the QARS1 gene encoding glutamine--tRNA ligase isoform X2, translated as MATDSLSLFTGLGLSEHKARETLKNEALSAQLQAAAAQAQQALGPSIDKSTGTLLYNVASRLKDPRRLPFLVGYVTSKKILTDLQLSAALEYLRSHPLDPINTTEFEQECGVGVTVTPEQIEEAVETVIGRHREQLLKERYHFSMGVLMGEARTALKWADGKTIKNEVDMQVLHLLGPKTEADLEKKPKAAKIRQEEKDLKASRTTVSNGEESVSSLSLMEQLRGEALRFHKPGENYKTPGYVVTPNTMPLLQQHLEITGGQVRTRFPPEPNGILHIGHAKAINFNFGYAKANNGICFLRYDDTNPEKEEEKYFTGIRDMVEWLGYKPYKVTHASDYFDQLYAWAVELIHRGLAYVCHQQGEEIKGHNPPPSPWRDRPVEESLLLFEGMKKGKFAEGEATLRMKLVMEDGKMDPVAYRIKYTPHHRTGDKWCIYPTYDYTHCLCDSIEHITHSLCTKEFQARRSSYFWLCNALDVYCPVQWEYGRLNLHYTVVSKRKIIQLVEAGVVRDWDDPRLFTLTALRRRGFPPEAINNFCARVGVTVAQTIMEPHLLEACVREVLNDGAPRAMAVLKPLRVTITNFPGSKAIDVIVPNFPADETKGFHQVPFSPTIYIEHTDFKEEPEKGYKRLAPGQPVGLRHAGYIIDVQNIIKNASGQVTELEVTCSKSDASEKPKAFIHWVSEPLKCEVRIYERLFQHKNPEDPSEVPGGFLSDLNPDSLCVIEDALVDCSVSGAKPFDKFQFERLGYFSVDPDSSEGKLVFNRTVTLKEDPGKM; from the exons ATGGCGACCGATTCGCTGTCTCTGTTCACTGGCCTCGGCTTGAGCGAACACAAGGCGCGCGAGACGCTGAAGAACGAGGCGCTGAGCGCGCAGCTCCAGGCGGCGGCGGCGCAG GCTCAGCAGGCCCTGGGTCCCAGCATTGACAAGTCTACAGGAACGCTTCTGTACAACGTGGCCTCGCGCCTTAAGGACCCCCGAAGGCTGCCCTTCCTGGTGGGCTACGTCACCAGCAAGAAGATCCTCACGGACCTGCAGCTCAGCG CTGCCCTGGAATACCTTCGGAGCCACCCCTTGGACCCTATCAACACTACAGAATTTGAGCAGGAATGTGGTGTGGGGGTCACAGTGACCCCGGAGCAGATTGAAGAGGCT GTTGAAACTGTAATTGGTCGGCACCGTGAACAACTTCTAAAAGAACGATATCATTTCAGCATGGGGGTGCTAATGG GTGAGGCGAGGACAGCGCTTAAGTGGGCAGATGGCAAGACCATTAAGAATGAGGTTGATATGCAG GTTCTCCATCTTCTGGGCCCAAAGACAGAAGCCGATTTGGAGAAGAAGCCCAAG GCTGCCAAGATCCGACAGGAAGAGAAGGACTTGAAGGCATCGAGGACCACAGTGTCGAATG GTGAGGAATCTGTGTCATCTCTGTCTCTGATGGAACAGCTCAGGGGAGAAGCACTGAGATTCCACAAACCAG GGGAAAACTACAAAACCCCTGGCTATGTGGTCACACCCAATACCATGCCTCTGTTGCAGCAGCACTTGGAAATCACAGGGGGCCAG GTGCGAACACGATTCCCACCTGAGCCCAATGGAATTTTGCATATTGGACACGCCAAGGCCATCAACTTCAACTTTGGCTATGCCAAG GCCAACAATGGAATCTGTTTTCTGCGTTATGATGACACAAATcctgagaaggaagaggaaaaatacttTACTGGAATCAGGGACATGGTAGAATGGCTGG GTTACAAGCCCTACAAAGTGACTCATGCCTCAGACTACTTTGACCAGCTGTATGCCTGGGCCGTAGAGCTCATCCATAG GGGTCTTGCCTATGTCTGCCACCAGCAGGGAGAAGAGATTAAAGGCCACAATCCTCCACCCTCCCCATGGCGAGATCGGCCGGTGGAAGAATCTTTATTGCTTTTTGAG GGAATGAAGAAGGGTAAGTTTGCTGAAGGAGAGGCCACGCTGAGGATGAAACTTGTGATGGAAGATGGGAAGATGGACCCGGTGGCCTATCGAATCAAGTACACGCCTCATCATCGAACTGGCGACAAGTG GTGCATCTACCCTACCTATGACTACACACACTGTCTGTGCGACTCCATTGAGCACATCACTCACTCCCTTTGCACCAAAGAGTTCCAGGCCAG GCGCTCCTCCTATTTCTGGCTTTGCAATGCGCTCGACGTCTACTGCCCAGTTCAGTGGGAGTATGGACGCCTCAATCTGCATTACACGGTTGTCTCCAAGCGGAAGATCATTCAGTTGGTGGAGGCTGGTGTGGTCAG GGACTGGGATGATCCTCGGCTCTTCACACTCACAGCACTCCGACGTCGAGGCTTCCCTCCTGAGGCGATCAATAACTTTTGTGCCCGG GTGGGTGTGACTGTTGCACAGACAATAATGGAGCCTCATCTGCTAGAAGCCTGTGTTCGAGAAGTGCTGAATGATGGGGCCCCTAGGGCCATGGCTGTACTCAAGCCACTTCGGGTCACCATTACCAATTTTCCAGGCAGCAAG GCAATTGATGTCATTGTACCCAACTTTCCTGCTGATGAGACCAAAGGTTTTCACCAGGTCCCCTTTTCACCCACAATCTACATCGAGCACACAGACTTTAAAGAG GAGCCAGAAAAGGGTTACAAACGTCTTGCACCAGGCCAGCCAGTAGGTCTGAGACACGCGGGTTACATTATTGATGTACAGAATATCATTAAG aatgctAGTGGGCAAGTTACTGAGCTGGAAGTGACATGCAGCAAGTCAGATGCTTCTGAGAAGCCCAAAGCTTTTATACACTGGGTTTCTGAGCCCCTGAAGTGTGAGGTCCGAATCTACGAGAGGCT ATTCCAACATAAAAACCCTGAGGATCCTTCTGAAGTGCCTGGTGGATTCTTAAGTGACTTGAACCCG GATTCTCTGTGTGTGATTGAAGATGCCTTGGTGGATTGCTCAGTCAGTGGTGCAAAACCTTTCGATAAATTCCAGTTTGAACGCCTGGGCTACTTCTCTGTGGATCCAGACAGTTCAGAAGGAAAG CTTGTTTTTAACAGAACAGTCACTCTGAAGGAGGACCCTGGAAAAATGTGA
- the QARS1 gene encoding glutamine--tRNA ligase isoform X1, translating to MATDSLSLFTGLGLSEHKARETLKNEALSAQLQAAAAQAQQALGPSIDKSTGTLLYNVASRLKDPRRLPFLVGYVTSKKILTDLQLSAALEYLRSHPLDPINTTEFEQECGVGVTVTPEQIEEAVETVIGRHREQLLKERYHFSMGVLMGEARTALKWADGKTIKNEVDMQVLHLLGPKTEADLEKKPKVAAKIRQEEKDLKASRTTVSNGEESVSSLSLMEQLRGEALRFHKPGENYKTPGYVVTPNTMPLLQQHLEITGGQVRTRFPPEPNGILHIGHAKAINFNFGYAKANNGICFLRYDDTNPEKEEEKYFTGIRDMVEWLGYKPYKVTHASDYFDQLYAWAVELIHRGLAYVCHQQGEEIKGHNPPPSPWRDRPVEESLLLFEGMKKGKFAEGEATLRMKLVMEDGKMDPVAYRIKYTPHHRTGDKWCIYPTYDYTHCLCDSIEHITHSLCTKEFQARRSSYFWLCNALDVYCPVQWEYGRLNLHYTVVSKRKIIQLVEAGVVRDWDDPRLFTLTALRRRGFPPEAINNFCARVGVTVAQTIMEPHLLEACVREVLNDGAPRAMAVLKPLRVTITNFPGSKAIDVIVPNFPADETKGFHQVPFSPTIYIEHTDFKEEPEKGYKRLAPGQPVGLRHAGYIIDVQNIIKNASGQVTELEVTCSKSDASEKPKAFIHWVSEPLKCEVRIYERLFQHKNPEDPSEVPGGFLSDLNPDSLCVIEDALVDCSVSGAKPFDKFQFERLGYFSVDPDSSEGKLVFNRTVTLKEDPGKM from the exons ATGGCGACCGATTCGCTGTCTCTGTTCACTGGCCTCGGCTTGAGCGAACACAAGGCGCGCGAGACGCTGAAGAACGAGGCGCTGAGCGCGCAGCTCCAGGCGGCGGCGGCGCAG GCTCAGCAGGCCCTGGGTCCCAGCATTGACAAGTCTACAGGAACGCTTCTGTACAACGTGGCCTCGCGCCTTAAGGACCCCCGAAGGCTGCCCTTCCTGGTGGGCTACGTCACCAGCAAGAAGATCCTCACGGACCTGCAGCTCAGCG CTGCCCTGGAATACCTTCGGAGCCACCCCTTGGACCCTATCAACACTACAGAATTTGAGCAGGAATGTGGTGTGGGGGTCACAGTGACCCCGGAGCAGATTGAAGAGGCT GTTGAAACTGTAATTGGTCGGCACCGTGAACAACTTCTAAAAGAACGATATCATTTCAGCATGGGGGTGCTAATGG GTGAGGCGAGGACAGCGCTTAAGTGGGCAGATGGCAAGACCATTAAGAATGAGGTTGATATGCAG GTTCTCCATCTTCTGGGCCCAAAGACAGAAGCCGATTTGGAGAAGAAGCCCAAGGTA GCTGCCAAGATCCGACAGGAAGAGAAGGACTTGAAGGCATCGAGGACCACAGTGTCGAATG GTGAGGAATCTGTGTCATCTCTGTCTCTGATGGAACAGCTCAGGGGAGAAGCACTGAGATTCCACAAACCAG GGGAAAACTACAAAACCCCTGGCTATGTGGTCACACCCAATACCATGCCTCTGTTGCAGCAGCACTTGGAAATCACAGGGGGCCAG GTGCGAACACGATTCCCACCTGAGCCCAATGGAATTTTGCATATTGGACACGCCAAGGCCATCAACTTCAACTTTGGCTATGCCAAG GCCAACAATGGAATCTGTTTTCTGCGTTATGATGACACAAATcctgagaaggaagaggaaaaatacttTACTGGAATCAGGGACATGGTAGAATGGCTGG GTTACAAGCCCTACAAAGTGACTCATGCCTCAGACTACTTTGACCAGCTGTATGCCTGGGCCGTAGAGCTCATCCATAG GGGTCTTGCCTATGTCTGCCACCAGCAGGGAGAAGAGATTAAAGGCCACAATCCTCCACCCTCCCCATGGCGAGATCGGCCGGTGGAAGAATCTTTATTGCTTTTTGAG GGAATGAAGAAGGGTAAGTTTGCTGAAGGAGAGGCCACGCTGAGGATGAAACTTGTGATGGAAGATGGGAAGATGGACCCGGTGGCCTATCGAATCAAGTACACGCCTCATCATCGAACTGGCGACAAGTG GTGCATCTACCCTACCTATGACTACACACACTGTCTGTGCGACTCCATTGAGCACATCACTCACTCCCTTTGCACCAAAGAGTTCCAGGCCAG GCGCTCCTCCTATTTCTGGCTTTGCAATGCGCTCGACGTCTACTGCCCAGTTCAGTGGGAGTATGGACGCCTCAATCTGCATTACACGGTTGTCTCCAAGCGGAAGATCATTCAGTTGGTGGAGGCTGGTGTGGTCAG GGACTGGGATGATCCTCGGCTCTTCACACTCACAGCACTCCGACGTCGAGGCTTCCCTCCTGAGGCGATCAATAACTTTTGTGCCCGG GTGGGTGTGACTGTTGCACAGACAATAATGGAGCCTCATCTGCTAGAAGCCTGTGTTCGAGAAGTGCTGAATGATGGGGCCCCTAGGGCCATGGCTGTACTCAAGCCACTTCGGGTCACCATTACCAATTTTCCAGGCAGCAAG GCAATTGATGTCATTGTACCCAACTTTCCTGCTGATGAGACCAAAGGTTTTCACCAGGTCCCCTTTTCACCCACAATCTACATCGAGCACACAGACTTTAAAGAG GAGCCAGAAAAGGGTTACAAACGTCTTGCACCAGGCCAGCCAGTAGGTCTGAGACACGCGGGTTACATTATTGATGTACAGAATATCATTAAG aatgctAGTGGGCAAGTTACTGAGCTGGAAGTGACATGCAGCAAGTCAGATGCTTCTGAGAAGCCCAAAGCTTTTATACACTGGGTTTCTGAGCCCCTGAAGTGTGAGGTCCGAATCTACGAGAGGCT ATTCCAACATAAAAACCCTGAGGATCCTTCTGAAGTGCCTGGTGGATTCTTAAGTGACTTGAACCCG GATTCTCTGTGTGTGATTGAAGATGCCTTGGTGGATTGCTCAGTCAGTGGTGCAAAACCTTTCGATAAATTCCAGTTTGAACGCCTGGGCTACTTCTCTGTGGATCCAGACAGTTCAGAAGGAAAG CTTGTTTTTAACAGAACAGTCACTCTGAAGGAGGACCCTGGAAAAATGTGA